One genomic region from Corvus hawaiiensis isolate bCorHaw1 chromosome 28, bCorHaw1.pri.cur, whole genome shotgun sequence encodes:
- the ARRDC2 gene encoding arrestin domain-containing protein 2 isoform X1 gives MIFDRLKRFSIVLEGAERDGPAAFSPGQAVSGRVVLELAAAARLGALRLRAMGAARVHWTESRSAGSSTAYTQSYSDQVEFLSHRDTLMAPPDNGEATVLQAGRHEFPFTFQLPETLATSFEGKHGSVRYWVKAKLHRPWSTVKKAKKEFTVIEPIDINTPALLAPQAGAKEKLARAWYCSRGQVSVTAKIDRKGYTPGEVIPIFAEIDNCTSRAVVPKAAIIQTQTFIARGTKKQKKSVVTSITGDPIPAGKREVWHGRALKIPPVGPSILQCRIIQVEYSLKVCVDIPGTSKLLLELPLVIGTIPLHPFGSRTSSVSSQYSVNLDWLSTIPEQLEAPPEYSAVVSSPEAEQSLAPPCRSELGDILEGPFFAYIQEFRFRPPPLYSEVDPNPASDSIRPRCMTC, from the exons ATGATTTTCGACCGTCTCAAACGCTTCTCGATCGTGCTGGAGGGTGCGGAGCGGGATGGCCCGGCCGCTTTCAGCCCCGGGCAGGCGGTGTCGGGCCGCGTGGTGCTGGagctggcggcggcggcgcggctcGGGGCGCTGCGGCTGCGGGCGATGGGCGCTGCCCGCGTCCACTGGACCGAGTCCCGCAGCGCCGGCTCCAGCACCGCCTACACGCAGAGCTACAGCGACCAGGTGGAGTTTCTGAGCCACCGCGACACGCTGATGGCACCCCCAG ACAATGGTGAAGCCACCGtcctgcaggcaggaaggcaTGAGTTCCCTTTCACCTTCCAGCTCCCCGA GACCCTGGCCACCTCCTTCGAGGGGAAGCACGGCAGTGTGCGCTACTGGGTGAAGGCCAAGCTGCACAGACCCTGGTCGACagtgaagaaagcaaagaaggaGTTCACTGTGATTGAACCCATCGACATAAACACCCCTGCACTGCTG gctCCCCAGGCAGGTGCTAAGGAGAAACTTGCTCGTGCCTGGTACTGCAGCCGTGGCCAGGTCTCTGTGACTGCCAAGATTGACCGAAAAGGCTACACCCCAG GTGAGGTCATCCCCATCTTTGCTGAGATCGACAATTGCACGAGCCGTGCCGTGGTGCCCAAGGCAGCCATAATCCAGACCCAGACCTTCATCGCCCGCGGCACCAAGAAGCAGAAGAAGTCAGTGGTGACCAGCATCACTGGGGACCCCATTCCGGCTGGGAAGCGGGAGGTGTGGCACGGGCGGGCGCTGAAGATCCCGCCCGTGGGGCCGTCCATCCTCCAGTGCCGCATCATCCAGGTGGAATACTCCCTGAAG GTTTGTGTGGATATTCCTGGGACATCCAAGCTGCTCCTTGAACTGCCTCTTGTCATCGGGACCATCCCGCTGCATCCCTTTGGGAGCCGCACCTCCAGTGTCAGCAGCCAGTACAGCGTCAACCTGGACTGGCTCAGCACCAtccctgagcagctggagg cCCCCCCTGAGTACTCAGCAGTCGTGTCCAGCCCAGAGgccgagcagagcctggctcctcCGTGCCGCAGCGAGCTTGGGGACATCCTGGAGGGTCCCTTCTTCGCCTACATCCAGGAATTCCGCTTCCGACCACCTCCGCTGTATTCAGAG GTGGATCCAAACCCCGCGTCGGACAGCATCCGCCCACGCTGCATGACCTGCTGA
- the ARRDC2 gene encoding arrestin domain-containing protein 2 isoform X2, with protein MQPLGRVRRLVVRLEDGQAHGSGELLHGRVQLELRGALRVRALEVCARGLATVHWLESRSIGLNVVYRDYTACQTFLYRRCQLIPDNGEATVLQAGRHEFPFTFQLPETLATSFEGKHGSVRYWVKAKLHRPWSTVKKAKKEFTVIEPIDINTPALLAPQAGAKEKLARAWYCSRGQVSVTAKIDRKGYTPGEVIPIFAEIDNCTSRAVVPKAAIIQTQTFIARGTKKQKKSVVTSITGDPIPAGKREVWHGRALKIPPVGPSILQCRIIQVEYSLKVCVDIPGTSKLLLELPLVIGTIPLHPFGSRTSSVSSQYSVNLDWLSTIPEQLEAPPEYSAVVSSPEAEQSLAPPCRSELGDILEGPFFAYIQEFRFRPPPLYSEVDPNPASDSIRPRCMTC; from the exons aTGCAGCCCCTGGGGCGGGTGCGGAGGTTGGTGGTGAGGCTGGAGGATGGCCAGGCCCACGGCAGCGGGGAGCTGCTGCACGGGCgggtgcagctggagctgcgCGGGGCACTGCGGGTGCGGGCACTGGAGGTGTGTGCCCGGGGCTTGGCCACCGTGCACTGGCTGGAGAGCCGCAGCATCGGCCTCAACGTCGTCTACCGGGACTACACAGCCTGCCAGACCTTCCTGTACCGCCGCTGCCAGCTCATCCCTG ACAATGGTGAAGCCACCGtcctgcaggcaggaaggcaTGAGTTCCCTTTCACCTTCCAGCTCCCCGA GACCCTGGCCACCTCCTTCGAGGGGAAGCACGGCAGTGTGCGCTACTGGGTGAAGGCCAAGCTGCACAGACCCTGGTCGACagtgaagaaagcaaagaaggaGTTCACTGTGATTGAACCCATCGACATAAACACCCCTGCACTGCTG gctCCCCAGGCAGGTGCTAAGGAGAAACTTGCTCGTGCCTGGTACTGCAGCCGTGGCCAGGTCTCTGTGACTGCCAAGATTGACCGAAAAGGCTACACCCCAG GTGAGGTCATCCCCATCTTTGCTGAGATCGACAATTGCACGAGCCGTGCCGTGGTGCCCAAGGCAGCCATAATCCAGACCCAGACCTTCATCGCCCGCGGCACCAAGAAGCAGAAGAAGTCAGTGGTGACCAGCATCACTGGGGACCCCATTCCGGCTGGGAAGCGGGAGGTGTGGCACGGGCGGGCGCTGAAGATCCCGCCCGTGGGGCCGTCCATCCTCCAGTGCCGCATCATCCAGGTGGAATACTCCCTGAAG GTTTGTGTGGATATTCCTGGGACATCCAAGCTGCTCCTTGAACTGCCTCTTGTCATCGGGACCATCCCGCTGCATCCCTTTGGGAGCCGCACCTCCAGTGTCAGCAGCCAGTACAGCGTCAACCTGGACTGGCTCAGCACCAtccctgagcagctggagg cCCCCCCTGAGTACTCAGCAGTCGTGTCCAGCCCAGAGgccgagcagagcctggctcctcCGTGCCGCAGCGAGCTTGGGGACATCCTGGAGGGTCCCTTCTTCGCCTACATCCAGGAATTCCGCTTCCGACCACCTCCGCTGTATTCAGAG GTGGATCCAAACCCCGCGTCGGACAGCATCCGCCCACGCTGCATGACCTGCTGA